One genomic region from Candidatus Zixiibacteriota bacterium encodes:
- a CDS encoding GAF domain-containing SpoIIE family protein phosphatase, with product MFEEQIDDLAARLEEKKADLRDLATMGAVVTSIHEINAVLSVAMDMSIRLVGGEVGSILLDSGGVLKNQISWGIREDFIKTLKFHNDRELSTHVFEVRETVILRDQGMVTPEGMRVRTTICLPIQTAHRCFGVLLVINKENESNYTDEDREILEMLMNFVAVAIDNSLLMKDKLKRQKVEQEMAIAKQVQETILPQDIDGVKGAEIGTAYFPAMDVGGDFYDIVKIDESRFVVVIGDVSNKGVPAALIMSAAAGIIKSALDLQPNISVSELAGKTNEMLASGIIKHREMFVTLFFARYDLKERVLTFCNAGHVPGLLWDSKNQKVVELSVGGPIVGQFPNIKYKEGTRPLEPGDRLFLFTDGLTEATDRGGQLFGRQRVEQVFQTEINLSPKQFCLKVKGWIDSFTEGCAEDTIDDFTIVQVRT from the coding sequence ATGTTTGAAGAGCAAATTGACGACCTGGCTGCGAGGCTGGAGGAAAAGAAGGCGGATTTGCGCGACCTGGCCACCATGGGAGCGGTGGTTACTTCGATTCATGAAATCAATGCCGTTCTTTCGGTTGCGATGGATATGTCGATCCGTCTGGTGGGAGGCGAGGTCGGTTCTATATTACTTGACTCGGGAGGCGTGCTCAAAAACCAGATATCGTGGGGAATCAGAGAAGATTTCATCAAGACGTTGAAGTTTCACAATGATCGGGAGCTTTCGACGCATGTATTCGAGGTCCGGGAAACGGTAATCCTGAGAGACCAGGGGATGGTTACTCCTGAAGGAATGCGGGTGCGAACGACGATTTGTTTGCCCATACAGACCGCGCACCGGTGTTTTGGGGTGCTTCTGGTTATCAACAAGGAAAACGAAAGCAACTATACCGATGAGGATCGGGAGATTCTCGAGATGTTGATGAATTTCGTGGCGGTGGCTATCGATAATTCGCTTCTGATGAAGGACAAGCTGAAACGTCAGAAGGTAGAGCAGGAGATGGCGATTGCCAAGCAGGTTCAGGAGACGATTCTTCCGCAGGATATCGATGGTGTCAAGGGAGCTGAGATAGGCACGGCGTATTTTCCGGCCATGGATGTCGGCGGAGACTTTTATGATATAGTGAAGATAGATGAATCGCGGTTTGTTGTTGTCATCGGTGACGTATCAAACAAGGGTGTGCCGGCGGCGCTGATTATGTCGGCGGCGGCGGGAATAATCAAGTCGGCGCTTGACCTTCAGCCGAATATCTCCGTATCGGAACTGGCGGGCAAGACGAACGAGATGCTGGCCAGCGGGATAATCAAGCATCGCGAGATGTTCGTAACGTTGTTTTTTGCCAGGTATGACCTCAAAGAGAGGGTGCTTACGTTCTGTAACGCCGGTCACGTGCCCGGTTTGCTCTGGGACAGCAAGAATCAAAAGGTTGTGGAACTCTCTGTCGGCGGACCGATCGTGGGGCAATTTCCGAATATCAAGTACAAGGAAGGTACGCGGCCGCTTGAGCCGGGGGACAGACTGTTTCTGTTTACCGACGGTCTGACAGAGGCGACAGACCGCGGCGGCCAGCTCTTCGGTCGTCAACGGGTGGAGCAAGTGTTTCAGACAGAGATAAACCTGTCGCCGAAACAGTTCTGCCTGAAGGTGAAAGGCTGGATTGACAGCTTCACGGAGGGTTGTGCTGAAGACACCATTGATGATTTCACCATTGTTCAAGTGAGGACCTGA
- the der gene encoding ribosome biogenesis GTPase Der: protein MRLPTVAIVGRPNVGKSSLFNRFLRKNVAVVDPVPGVTRDRNYAVCDWNGVKFYLVDTGGIVPDSKDLMEKAITDQTDFAINESDLIVFVVDAQVGADPVDLKIARNLNRSKRHTLLVANKSDNERLEMEVYDFLKLGLGDPLAVAATVGRNIGELLDKIVTMLPESESEEEDSAGEIRVAVVGKPNVGKSSFINKLVGGERLLVTPIAGTTRDSVDTPFEYEGQRYTLIDTAGLRRKYKVHENIEFYTNLRTDRAIESCDVAVVLVDATEPVSVQDQKVMDKVMGVRRPSVLVVNKWDLVEKDTHTVDQFKKSMGEVVAKYARLPVIFISALTGQRVAKVLSLVKQVHEENYRRIGTPELNDFLERTVGKKHPPARKGKYIRFYYMTQSEVAPPTFVFFSNYPELIEKSYISYLNNQLRASFGFDGVPIRLKFRKK, encoded by the coding sequence ATGAGACTGCCTACGGTTGCCATAGTTGGTCGCCCCAATGTGGGGAAGTCCTCGCTCTTTAATCGATTCCTTCGCAAGAATGTGGCGGTCGTCGATCCGGTCCCCGGTGTGACCAGGGATCGCAACTATGCCGTGTGTGACTGGAACGGGGTGAAGTTCTATCTGGTCGATACGGGTGGTATCGTGCCGGATTCGAAGGATTTGATGGAGAAGGCTATCACCGACCAAACGGATTTCGCGATAAACGAGTCGGACCTTATCGTGTTCGTGGTTGACGCTCAGGTAGGGGCAGACCCGGTTGACTTGAAGATCGCGCGCAATTTGAACAGGTCGAAGCGGCACACCCTGCTGGTCGCGAATAAATCAGACAACGAACGGCTCGAGATGGAAGTATATGATTTCCTCAAGCTCGGGTTGGGCGACCCCTTGGCCGTGGCGGCCACTGTTGGGCGGAATATAGGGGAGCTTCTGGATAAGATAGTGACGATGTTACCGGAGTCGGAATCCGAAGAGGAGGATTCCGCGGGGGAAATAAGGGTCGCCGTCGTTGGCAAGCCGAATGTCGGGAAGTCGTCGTTCATAAACAAGCTCGTCGGCGGGGAGCGGCTTCTCGTGACGCCGATTGCCGGAACGACCCGTGATTCCGTGGATACGCCTTTTGAATATGAGGGACAGCGGTACACGTTGATCGACACCGCGGGTCTTCGGAGGAAGTATAAGGTTCATGAGAACATCGAGTTTTATACCAATCTGAGGACGGATCGTGCCATAGAGAGTTGTGATGTGGCGGTGGTGTTGGTCGATGCTACCGAGCCGGTTTCGGTTCAGGACCAGAAGGTGATGGATAAGGTCATGGGAGTACGAAGGCCATCGGTGCTGGTCGTCAACAAGTGGGATCTGGTGGAAAAGGACACTCATACGGTGGACCAGTTCAAGAAGTCCATGGGCGAGGTGGTGGCCAAGTATGCGCGTCTGCCGGTCATCTTCATATCGGCTCTGACCGGCCAGAGAGTGGCGAAGGTTTTGTCCCTGGTAAAACAGGTGCATGAAGAGAACTATCGTCGGATTGGAACGCCGGAACTGAATGATTTTTTGGAGCGGACGGTAGGGAAAAAGCATCCGCCGGCCCGCAAAGGCAAGTATATTCGCTTCTATTATATGACGCAGTCGGAGGTGGCTCCGCCGACTTTTGTGTTTTTCTCAAATTATCCCGAACTTATTGAAAAATCGTATATTAGCTACCTCAACAATCAGCTTAGGGCCTCGTTTGGTTTCGACGGGGTGCCGATCAGGCTTAAGTTTCGCAAAAAATAG
- a CDS encoding DUF512 domain-containing protein translates to MKIKTVDPDSPLFGLVRPGYAVVSINGKPVLDSIDFRFKTADERVKIKFADSKGREIELRLDERCPGDLGLTLDDGRVMVCKNNCIFCFVHQQPKGMRRTLYVKDEDYRLSFTHGNFVTFTNTSDEEIKRIIKQRLSPLYVSVHATDDELRSRLLGNRNILPILPLLRRLVKGGITIHTQCVLCPGINDGENLKRTIDELSSLYPGVASLAVVPVGLTKYRERLPKLRKYSREEAAEIVRYIERRQKEFTKSLGSRFVWAADEFYVETGRDFPKHAAYEDMPQFENGVGMAREFITVFNRRRPRLRGLKSRVRALMLTGYSAYPFLNTQTLPYIREKLKLKLALEPVRNDFWGDTVTVSGLLTGADLLKAASGKKDGYDMAVLPPNCLNEDKLFLDDMSLEQFEQKLGRKVVVGSYDLAETLREVFV, encoded by the coding sequence ATGAAAATAAAAACTGTAGACCCTGATTCACCCCTGTTCGGACTGGTAAGACCGGGATATGCGGTGGTATCCATCAACGGCAAACCGGTGCTGGACTCGATAGACTTCCGTTTTAAAACCGCCGACGAACGGGTGAAAATCAAGTTTGCCGACAGCAAAGGACGCGAGATTGAGCTTCGTCTCGATGAGAGATGTCCCGGCGACCTGGGATTGACGCTCGATGATGGCCGGGTGATGGTCTGCAAGAACAACTGCATTTTCTGTTTCGTCCATCAGCAACCCAAGGGGATGAGGCGGACGTTGTATGTAAAGGATGAGGACTACCGGCTTTCATTCACTCATGGCAACTTTGTTACGTTTACCAATACCTCCGATGAAGAAATCAAGAGGATTATAAAGCAACGGTTATCGCCGTTGTATGTGTCGGTGCACGCCACTGATGACGAGTTGCGAAGCCGGCTGCTGGGCAACCGGAATATTTTGCCGATACTGCCGCTTTTAAGAAGGCTCGTGAAGGGGGGAATAACAATCCACACTCAGTGTGTGCTCTGTCCGGGAATAAATGATGGGGAAAATCTGAAGAGGACTATCGATGAGTTGTCATCGTTGTATCCCGGCGTGGCAAGCCTGGCGGTAGTACCCGTGGGACTGACGAAATATCGTGAGAGACTACCCAAACTTCGCAAGTACAGCAGGGAAGAGGCGGCGGAGATAGTGCGATATATCGAGAGGCGGCAAAAGGAATTCACGAAGAGCCTGGGGAGCCGTTTTGTGTGGGCGGCAGATGAGTTTTATGTCGAGACGGGAAGAGACTTTCCGAAACACGCTGCTTATGAGGATATGCCGCAATTCGAGAACGGAGTGGGGATGGCGCGGGAGTTCATAACAGTATTCAACCGTCGTCGGCCGAGGCTCAGGGGGCTTAAGTCTCGCGTCAGGGCATTGATGTTGACCGGTTATTCGGCGTATCCGTTTTTAAATACTCAAACCTTGCCATACATTCGGGAAAAGCTTAAGCTCAAGCTGGCGCTGGAGCCGGTAAGAAATGATTTCTGGGGCGATACGGTAACCGTGTCCGGTTTATTGACAGGCGCGGATTTGTTGAAAGCTGCCTCAGGCAAGAAGGATGGATATGACATGGCGGTTCTTCCGCCGAATTGTCTCAATGAAGACAAGCTGTTTTTGGATGATATGTCACTGGAGCAATTCGAACAGAAGCTGGGCAGGAAGGTTGTGGTGGGAAGCTACGATCTGGCGGAGACTTTGCGGGAAGTATTTGTATGA
- the tatC gene encoding twin-arginine translocase subunit TatC, with protein MVDEITPEPQEQTGGSMPFLHHLEELRRRLLKSLLSVGVMAGVAFYFSDELIKFIRIPFGDIPLYNIQVTGTFYAYLKIALFTGVFAALPIVFYQMWAFVSPGLYRREKKAILPLVIVSTILFLVGAAFCFVVMLPLAFQYLLGFSGGEIQNQITISSYIDFIGLLLIAFGFSFEMPIVAYFLGKMGIISSSFLAKGRRYAIVVILIVAAIITPPDVITQVMLAVPMYALYEVSIIVVRLTGRRREEVDAAAGEISEAPPE; from the coding sequence ATGGTAGACGAAATCACCCCCGAACCTCAGGAACAGACCGGCGGCTCAATGCCGTTTTTACATCATCTGGAAGAGCTGCGGCGCAGGCTGCTGAAGTCGTTACTTTCGGTTGGAGTCATGGCCGGCGTTGCTTTTTATTTTTCGGATGAGCTGATCAAATTCATCAGGATTCCCTTTGGCGATATCCCTCTTTATAACATACAGGTGACGGGGACGTTTTACGCTTACCTGAAGATCGCTCTGTTTACGGGTGTTTTCGCCGCCCTTCCCATAGTGTTTTACCAGATGTGGGCTTTTGTTTCCCCCGGGCTTTATAGGCGGGAGAAGAAGGCGATTCTTCCGCTTGTCATAGTCTCAACTATTCTGTTTTTGGTGGGGGCGGCTTTTTGCTTTGTCGTGATGCTTCCCCTGGCGTTCCAGTATCTTCTGGGGTTTTCCGGCGGGGAGATTCAAAACCAGATCACCATCAGCAGTTACATCGACTTTATTGGCCTTTTGCTGATAGCGTTCGGATTCAGTTTCGAAATGCCCATAGTGGCTTATTTCCTTGGGAAAATGGGCATAATAAGCTCATCGTTTCTGGCCAAGGGGCGTCGGTATGCTATTGTGGTTATTCTCATTGTGGCTGCTATTATCACGCCTCCGGATGTAATCACTCAGGTCATGCTTGCGGTGCCGATGTATGCCCTATACGAGGTGTCGATTATCGTGGTCAGGCTGACCGGCCGTCGCCGGGAGGAAGTAGATGCCGCGGCGGGCGAGATTTCAGAAGCTCCGCCCGAGTAG
- the nrdR gene encoding transcriptional regulator NrdR: MKCPACGHEEDKVVDSRPSQDGRAIRRRRECLQCHERYTTYEYIEQGTLTVNKSDGRREPYDRYKLLYGIKLACNKRPVTSKEIETMVDDLENQIKGKFKTEVNSSEIGEMVMNKLRQTDEIAYVRFASVYRKFKDKAEFLEEMKKLLE; the protein is encoded by the coding sequence ATGAAATGCCCTGCCTGTGGACATGAGGAAGATAAGGTGGTCGACAGCCGTCCATCGCAGGACGGCCGCGCTATCCGCCGCCGCCGCGAGTGTCTTCAGTGTCACGAACGGTATACGACCTACGAGTATATCGAACAGGGTACATTGACGGTCAACAAGTCCGATGGCCGGCGGGAACCGTACGATCGATATAAACTTCTTTACGGAATCAAGTTGGCCTGTAACAAGCGCCCCGTGACCTCCAAAGAGATCGAGACGATGGTTGACGATCTTGAAAATCAAATCAAAGGCAAGTTCAAAACCGAGGTTAACAGCAGCGAGATCGGCGAGATGGTGATGAATAAGCTTCGCCAGACCGACGAAATCGCCTATGTGCGGTTTGCTTCGGTGTACCGCAAATTCAAGGACAAGGCCGAGTTTCTCGAGGAGATGAAGAAGCTTCTTGAGTAG
- the cutA gene encoding divalent-cation tolerance protein CutA: MEHVRVAMVTIPRDEATALAKGLVEERLAACVNIVPKMESIFWWEDKIQHDEEALLIIKTTQLKVESMIGYVQANHPYDVPEIITMSLAEGLPDYLNWVIDEMAKEPK, from the coding sequence ATGGAACATGTACGCGTAGCCATGGTGACCATACCGAGGGATGAGGCGACGGCGTTGGCCAAGGGACTCGTTGAGGAGAGGCTGGCCGCCTGTGTCAATATTGTCCCGAAAATGGAGTCGATATTCTGGTGGGAAGATAAGATTCAGCACGATGAAGAGGCGCTGCTGATCATCAAAACCACCCAGCTCAAGGTTGAGTCGATGATCGGGTACGTTCAGGCGAATCATCCTTATGACGTTCCCGAAATAATCACCATGAGTCTTGCCGAGGGGCTTCCGGATTATCTCAACTGGGTCATCGATGAGATGGCCAAGGAGCCGAAGTAG
- a CDS encoding MTH1187 family thiamine-binding protein, giving the protein MLFQLSMFPTSRRSSSVSKEVAKVIDIIDKSGLPYKLTAMSTIIEGEWEPVMKVINKARLALRRRGHDRIYIIINIDDRKGAKNRLAGKVESIEKRLRREIKK; this is encoded by the coding sequence ATGTTGTTTCAGCTGTCGATGTTTCCGACGAGCAGGCGGTCATCATCGGTTTCTAAAGAAGTAGCGAAAGTAATCGATATAATAGACAAGTCCGGCCTTCCGTACAAACTGACAGCTATGAGCACCATCATCGAGGGAGAGTGGGAACCGGTGATGAAGGTGATAAACAAGGCCCGCCTGGCGCTTCGCCGACGCGGGCATGACCGCATCTATATCATCATCAACATCGATGACCGCAAGGGAGCGAAGAATCGTCTGGCCGGCAAGGTAGAGTCGATTGAAAAACGTTTGCGCAGGGAGATAAAGAAATAA
- the glyA gene encoding serine hydroxymethyltransferase, whose translation MSYLKQVDPEIYEAITNETNRQQTKLELIASENFVSEAVMEAAGGVMTNKYAEGYPGKRYYGGCEFVDVAEDLARERLKALFSCEHANVQPHSGSQANMAVYFTVLKPGDKVMGLDLSHGGHLTHGHPINFSGFLYDFEGYQVDKETETVDYDKLIERAKEIKPKMIVAGASAYPRFWDFEKIRAACDACGAYMMVDIAHIAGLVAAGLHPSPIPYADFVTSTTHKTLRGPRGGVVMCKEQYAADLDRMVMPGIQGGPLMHIIAAKAVAFKEAATDEFKAYQKRIVENAATLAQALKDKGYRLVAGGTDTHLMLVSFIDVPKLTGKKVENALDKAGITVNKNTVPFDPEKPFVTSGIRIGTPAVTTRGMGVAEMKQIADFIDRGIQNRRDDDALAGIAKEVAAFCEKFPLYRER comes from the coding sequence ATGTCATATCTTAAACAAGTCGACCCGGAAATATACGAAGCGATAACCAACGAAACTAACCGTCAGCAGACCAAGCTGGAGCTTATTGCTTCTGAAAACTTTGTCTCCGAGGCTGTTATGGAGGCGGCTGGCGGGGTGATGACCAATAAGTACGCGGAAGGGTATCCGGGTAAACGGTATTATGGGGGCTGTGAGTTTGTGGATGTGGCGGAGGATCTCGCTCGCGAGCGGTTGAAAGCGCTCTTCAGCTGCGAGCATGCCAATGTGCAGCCGCACTCGGGTTCTCAGGCCAATATGGCGGTTTATTTCACGGTACTCAAGCCGGGCGACAAAGTCATGGGGCTTGATTTGTCTCACGGTGGACACCTGACTCATGGTCACCCGATTAATTTCTCCGGCTTTCTTTATGACTTTGAGGGCTACCAGGTTGATAAAGAGACCGAGACGGTTGATTACGATAAGCTGATCGAGCGGGCAAAGGAAATCAAGCCCAAGATGATCGTGGCGGGAGCATCGGCATATCCGCGTTTCTGGGATTTTGAGAAGATTCGCGCGGCGTGTGATGCCTGCGGGGCATACATGATGGTCGATATCGCTCATATAGCGGGATTGGTAGCCGCCGGGCTGCATCCATCGCCAATTCCATACGCTGATTTCGTGACATCGACCACTCACAAAACGCTTCGCGGGCCACGTGGCGGGGTGGTTATGTGTAAAGAGCAGTATGCTGCCGACCTCGACCGGATGGTTATGCCGGGGATTCAGGGCGGTCCGCTTATGCACATCATAGCCGCCAAAGCCGTTGCCTTCAAAGAAGCGGCTACGGATGAATTTAAAGCTTATCAGAAGCGCATCGTTGAAAATGCCGCCACGCTGGCTCAGGCGCTGAAAGACAAGGGTTACAGACTGGTTGCCGGCGGCACCGACACACATCTGATGCTGGTGTCGTTTATTGACGTTCCCAAGCTGACCGGCAAGAAGGTTGAGAACGCTCTGGATAAGGCCGGTATTACGGTGAATAAGAACACGGTGCCGTTCGATCCGGAGAAGCCGTTTGTAACATCGGGGATCAGAATCGGTACGCCGGCGGTGACGACTCGCGGAATGGGAGTCGCAGAGATGAAGCAGATCGCTGACTTTATTGATCGCGGCATTCAGAACCGTCGCGACGATGACGCCCTGGCCGGAATCGCGAAAGAAGTAGCGGCTTTCTGCGAGAAATTCCCGCTGTACAGGGAAAGATAG